From a region of the Salvelinus alpinus chromosome 2, SLU_Salpinus.1, whole genome shotgun sequence genome:
- the LOC139568660 gene encoding keratin, type I cytoskeletal 13-like isoform X1, giving the protein MSYYSFKSSSGGGGPMNFSGGSNIMSSRVGYVSSAPKAFSVYGGGSGGGTRISSSSVRSVSSGYGGGAGFGGGYGSGGGGYGSGGGGYGSGGGGGFNLSSALDGGAIHLNEKATMQNLNDRLSTYLDKVRSLEEANSKLEIQIREYYEKKGPAAERDYSKYWAIINDLKDKINDATCNNANILLQIDNSKLAADDFQTKFEHELMMRQSVEADIANLRRLLDQTTLTKADLEMQIEGLQDELAYLKKNHIEELAAMRAQLTGTVNVEVDAAPQQDMARMMEEIRTQYEGIIDKHRRDQEAWFTDKSANLSKEVATSTEIIQTTKTEINDLRRTMQGLEIELQSQLSMKAAMENTLRETDGRYSAMLSGYQNQIDMLEQELNRVRQSIETQGHDYKMLLDIKSRLEQEIATYRGLLEGEESRTVVSGGSNTKVTTTTVRSSS; this is encoded by the exons ATGTCTTACTACTCATTCAAGAGCTCCAGCGGCGGCGGCGGCCCCATGAACTTCTCGGGAGGCTCCAACATCATGTCAAGCCGGGTCGGCTACGTTTCCAGCGCCCCCAAGGCCTTCAGCGTGTACGGAGGTGGTTCTGGCGGTGGCACTCGCATCTCCTCTTCCTCCGTCCGCTCAGTCTCCTCTGGGTACGGCGGCGGGGCCGGCTTCGGTGGTGGCTATGGATCCGGCGGTGGCGGCTATGGATCCGGCGGTGGCGGCTATGGATCCGGCGGTGGTGGTGGCTTCAACCTGTCCAGCGCCCTGGACGGCGGCGCCATCCACCTGAACGAGAAGGCCACCATGCAGAACCTGAACGACCGCCTGTCCACCTACCTGGATAAGGTGCGCTCCTTGGAGGAGGCCAACTCCAAGTTGGAGATTCAGATCAGAGAGTATTATGAGAAGAAGGGCCCTGCCGCCGAGAGGGACTACAGCAAATACTGGGCCATCATCAACGACCTGAAGGACAAG ATCAACGATGCCACATGCAACAATGCCAACATCCTGCTGCAGATTGACAACTCTAAGCTGGCTGCTGATGACTTCCAGACCAA GTTCGAGCATGAGCTGATGATGCGCCAGTCGGTGGAGGCTGACATCGCCAACCTGCGTCGCCTGCTGGACCAGACCACTCTGACCAAGGCCGACCTGGAGATGCAGATCGAGGGTCTGCAGGATGAGCTGGCCTACCTCAAGAAGAACCACATAGAG GAGCTGGCAGCCATGCGTGCTCAACTCACTGGCACAGTGAACGTGGAGGTGGACGCAGCACCCCAGCAGGACATGGCCAGGATGATGGAGGAGATCCGCACCCAGTACGAGGGCATCATCGACAAACACCGCCGTGACCAGGAGGCATGGTTCACAGACAAG TCAGCCAACCTGTCCAAGGAGGTGGCCACCAGCACAGAGATTATCCAGACCACCAAAACGGAGATCAACGACCTGAGACGCACCATGCAGGGCCTGGAGATCGAGCTGCAGTCACAGCTCAGCATG AAagcagctatggagaacacactgagagagacagatggcCGCTACAGCGCCATGCTCTCGGGCTACCAGAACCAGATCGACATGCTGGAACAGGAGCTAAACAGGGTGCGCCAGAGCATCGAGACGCAGGGCCACGATTACAAGATGCTGCTGGACATCAAGTCCCGTCTGGAGCAGGAGATCGCCACCTACAGGGGACTCCTGGAAGGGGAGGAGTCCAG AACTGT
- the LOC139568660 gene encoding keratin, type I cytoskeletal 13-like isoform X2, with protein sequence MSYYSFKSSSGGGGPMNFSGGSNIMSSRVGYVSSAPKAFSVYGGGSGGGTRISSSSVRSVSSGYGGGAGFGGGYGSGGGGYGSGGGGYGSGGGGGFNLSSALDGGAIHLNEKATMQNLNDRLSTYLDKVRSLEEANSKLEIQIREYYEKKGPAAERDYSKYWAIINDLKDKINDATCNNANILLQIDNSKLAADDFQTKFEHELMMRQSVEADIANLRRLLDQTTLTKADLEMQIEGLQDELAYLKKNHIEELAAMRAQLTGTVNVEVDAAPQQDMARMMEEIRTQYEGIIDKHRRDQEAWFTDKSANLSKEVATSTEIIQTTKTEINDLRRTMQGLEIELQSQLSMKAAMENTLRETDGRYSAMLSGYQNQIDMLEQELNRVRQSIETQGHDYKMLLDIKSRLEQEIATYRGLLEGEESSML encoded by the exons ATGTCTTACTACTCATTCAAGAGCTCCAGCGGCGGCGGCGGCCCCATGAACTTCTCGGGAGGCTCCAACATCATGTCAAGCCGGGTCGGCTACGTTTCCAGCGCCCCCAAGGCCTTCAGCGTGTACGGAGGTGGTTCTGGCGGTGGCACTCGCATCTCCTCTTCCTCCGTCCGCTCAGTCTCCTCTGGGTACGGCGGCGGGGCCGGCTTCGGTGGTGGCTATGGATCCGGCGGTGGCGGCTATGGATCCGGCGGTGGCGGCTATGGATCCGGCGGTGGTGGTGGCTTCAACCTGTCCAGCGCCCTGGACGGCGGCGCCATCCACCTGAACGAGAAGGCCACCATGCAGAACCTGAACGACCGCCTGTCCACCTACCTGGATAAGGTGCGCTCCTTGGAGGAGGCCAACTCCAAGTTGGAGATTCAGATCAGAGAGTATTATGAGAAGAAGGGCCCTGCCGCCGAGAGGGACTACAGCAAATACTGGGCCATCATCAACGACCTGAAGGACAAG ATCAACGATGCCACATGCAACAATGCCAACATCCTGCTGCAGATTGACAACTCTAAGCTGGCTGCTGATGACTTCCAGACCAA GTTCGAGCATGAGCTGATGATGCGCCAGTCGGTGGAGGCTGACATCGCCAACCTGCGTCGCCTGCTGGACCAGACCACTCTGACCAAGGCCGACCTGGAGATGCAGATCGAGGGTCTGCAGGATGAGCTGGCCTACCTCAAGAAGAACCACATAGAG GAGCTGGCAGCCATGCGTGCTCAACTCACTGGCACAGTGAACGTGGAGGTGGACGCAGCACCCCAGCAGGACATGGCCAGGATGATGGAGGAGATCCGCACCCAGTACGAGGGCATCATCGACAAACACCGCCGTGACCAGGAGGCATGGTTCACAGACAAG TCAGCCAACCTGTCCAAGGAGGTGGCCACCAGCACAGAGATTATCCAGACCACCAAAACGGAGATCAACGACCTGAGACGCACCATGCAGGGCCTGGAGATCGAGCTGCAGTCACAGCTCAGCATG AAagcagctatggagaacacactgagagagacagatggcCGCTACAGCGCCATGCTCTCGGGCTACCAGAACCAGATCGACATGCTGGAACAGGAGCTAAACAGGGTGCGCCAGAGCATCGAGACGCAGGGCCACGATTACAAGATGCTGCTGGACATCAAGTCCCGTCTGGAGCAGGAGATCGCCACCTACAGGGGACTCCTGGAAGGGGAGGAGTCCAG